Part of the Candidatus Krumholzibacteriota bacterium genome is shown below.
TTAAAGGAGGTTTTTACGATGGCTTTAGACGGAAATGCTAAGAAAGAGATAATTGACAAATTTAAGCTCCATGATTCGGATTCCGGATCACCGGAAGTGCAGGTTGCTATCCTCACAAAGAGGATTAACGACTTGACGGAACACTTCAAAAAGCATAGGAAGGATTTCGGTTCCAGACGCGGTCTATTGAAGATGGTAGGTAGAAGAAGGAAACTGCTGGATTATTTGAAAAAGAACAGAATTGAAAAATACAGGGCGCTCATCAAGGAATTGAATCTCAGGAAATAATCATCAGTTATATTGCCAACCAGGTCTTTTCGTGGCCGTTGGAGTGTGCGTGAGCGTGTCTTGTATTAATTATTTGTTTGTGGAAGGAAAGAAATAAGATGATAAGAAAGAATATTACAATTGAAGACAGAGAATTATTTTTCGAAACCGGAAGAATCGCGAAACAGGCGGACGGTTCTGTCCTTCTGGGAGAAAGCGACACAACCGTGCTTGTAACCGCGGTTGCCTCAAAAGG
Proteins encoded:
- the rpsO gene encoding 30S ribosomal protein S15: MALDGNAKKEIIDKFKLHDSDSGSPEVQVAILTKRINDLTEHFKKHRKDFGSRRGLLKMVGRRRKLLDYLKKNRIEKYRALIKELNLRK